A genome region from Archaeoglobus fulgidus DSM 4304 includes the following:
- the mer gene encoding 5,10-methylenetetrahydromethanopterin reductase — protein sequence MKFGIEFVPDMKYYELEYYVKLAEDSGFDYTWITDHYNNRNVYSMLTILALKTRTIKLGPGVTNPYHISPALTASAIGTINEISGGRAVLGIGAGDKVTFERIGITWEKPLKRMREAVEIIRQLTEGKAVKYDGEIFKFNGAKLGFKPGSIPIYIGAQGPKMLQLAAELGDGVLINASHPKDFEVAKENIDAGLAKAGKSRDAFDTVAYASMSVDKDRDKARNAARIVVAFIVAGSPPTVLERHGLSEDAVNAVREALNNAFTKGDWGGVAKSVTDEMIDIFSISGTPDDVIERINELSKAGVTQVVAGSPIGPDKKKSIQLIGKEIIPKLK from the coding sequence ACGAGCTTGAGTACTATGTGAAGCTGGCCGAGGACAGCGGCTTTGACTACACGTGGATTACGGACCACTACAACAACAGGAATGTCTATTCGATGCTGACAATTCTGGCTTTGAAGACCAGAACCATCAAGCTTGGCCCCGGTGTGACAAATCCCTACCACATCAGCCCTGCTTTAACGGCATCGGCAATCGGAACGATAAATGAAATCAGCGGTGGAAGGGCTGTCTTGGGCATTGGTGCTGGAGACAAGGTTACATTTGAGAGGATCGGAATAACCTGGGAGAAGCCGCTCAAGAGGATGAGGGAGGCTGTTGAGATAATCAGGCAGCTCACAGAGGGCAAGGCCGTGAAGTATGACGGTGAGATTTTCAAGTTCAATGGGGCAAAGCTGGGCTTCAAGCCCGGAAGTATTCCGATTTACATCGGTGCTCAGGGGCCGAAGATGCTCCAGCTTGCGGCAGAGCTTGGAGATGGTGTGCTGATAAACGCCTCACACCCCAAGGACTTTGAGGTTGCAAAGGAGAACATCGATGCGGGATTGGCCAAAGCTGGAAAGAGCAGGGATGCCTTTGATACGGTTGCGTATGCCTCAATGAGCGTTGACAAGGACAGGGACAAGGCAAGGAATGCCGCAAGAATCGTTGTGGCGTTCATCGTCGCAGGAAGTCCACCGACAGTGCTTGAGAGACACGGATTGTCAGAGGACGCTGTAAACGCCGTGAGGGAAGCGTTGAACAATGCCTTCACCAAGGGAGACTGGGGAGGAGTTGCCAAGAGTGTTACGGATGAGATGATCGACATCTTCTCGATAAGCGGAACTCCTGACGACGTTATCGAGAGAATAAACGAGCTATCAAAGGCTGGAGTTACACAGGTTGTCGCAGGCTCTCCAATCGGCCCGGACAAGAAGAAATCTATTCAGCTTATTGGAAAGGAGATCATTCCAAAGCTGAAGTAA
- the albA gene encoding DNA-binding protein Alba — protein sequence MAENSVFVGNKPVMNYVLAVLTQFNSGATEVSIKARGRAISRAVDVAEIVRKRFLPDVDVKDIKISTEQIDSEQGTANVSAIEIILAKK from the coding sequence ATGGCAGAGAATTCGGTGTTTGTTGGGAACAAGCCTGTGATGAATTACGTGCTGGCCGTGTTGACGCAGTTCAACAGTGGAGCGACGGAGGTTTCAATTAAGGCGAGAGGTAGGGCAATCAGCAGGGCTGTTGACGTAGCAGAGATTGTCAGGAAGCGCTTCCTGCCAGACGTGGATGTGAAGGACATTAAAATTTCAACCGAGCAGATTGACAGCGAGCAGGGAACCGCGAACGTTTCGGCTATCGAGATTATCCTCGCCAAGAAGTAA
- a CDS encoding DUF371 domain-containing protein — MFKIFAHGHKNIRATHRTTFEITKSEHLTPRGDCIIGVGADKGLPDIPESFKQLLKKGHFFEVELLLPDYGLSEKVVGRGDASLTLSHPEDIVVRKSNYTCPRTLLVKANKAAADLSREMVEYLKEKNTELVFTLRPLKAAEMRD, encoded by the coding sequence ATGTTTAAAATTTTTGCACATGGTCACAAAAACATCAGGGCGACTCACAGAACGACCTTTGAGATAACGAAAAGTGAGCACTTAACGCCGAGAGGAGACTGCATAATCGGCGTTGGTGCGGATAAGGGGCTTCCAGACATTCCCGAAAGTTTTAAGCAGCTCCTCAAAAAGGGCCATTTTTTCGAAGTTGAGCTTCTTTTGCCTGACTATGGGCTGTCTGAAAAGGTCGTGGGTAGGGGAGATGCCAGCCTTACGCTCAGCCATCCGGAGGACATTGTTGTGAGAAAAAGCAACTACACATGCCCCAGAACTCTTCTCGTTAAGGCAAACAAGGCTGCTGCAGACTTAAGCAGAGAAATGGTTGAATACTTAAAGGAAAAAAATACTGAGCTCGTTTTCACGCTTCGGCCTTTGAAGGCTGCGGAAATGCGAGACTGA
- a CDS encoding sodium/proline symporter codes for MIIEAVLIGYLAVVLLIGIYEYRKTRGLLDYYLAGKKLGTLVVSFSFFATYFSTAAFLGGGGTGFLLGFQWSAFLTFFHVLFAILAWMVIAPPMKRIADEYGALTIPELFRKRAGVFSQIVAAVVIIFFFELYMVSIYKGAGNLLQVMLSMDYTTGLVITAVIVMVYTAIGGFRAVVMTDLIQGVIVLIGGVALFLTLIYSLGGFSSAIEALSNAKIFGEMVGKALFEIGKVGPPPIVKAGMIVPFVLSLTFAISVAQLASPQLVVRFVAARDSRVIANGMILTPLIIGIFAICVFSIGPFGWLVIPKYTDDVTQFLKDVDLVVPFIAMKLFPAGINALLLTAIIAAAMSTINSLIHLVATAFVRDLVQNVKKIEERTALNLTRFAVFIFATIPVIFAINPMGVIVEIVGVSFSVITSAFLVPLIACLYSEKPNSAAISASMVAAVLASVLWYFYYYKVYWIYPVVPGLLVSIAVFAAFSLAFPQPSKAEA; via the coding sequence ATGATTATTGAAGCTGTGCTGATTGGCTACCTTGCCGTAGTCCTTCTTATTGGGATTTACGAATACCGCAAAACGAGGGGATTGCTGGATTACTACCTTGCAGGTAAAAAGCTTGGAACGCTGGTCGTTAGCTTCTCCTTCTTCGCCACTTACTTCAGCACGGCCGCCTTTCTGGGAGGAGGGGGGACGGGTTTCCTGCTGGGCTTTCAGTGGTCCGCGTTCCTAACCTTTTTCCACGTTCTCTTCGCAATTCTTGCGTGGATGGTGATAGCCCCACCGATGAAGAGAATTGCTGATGAGTATGGGGCTCTAACGATTCCTGAGCTTTTCAGAAAAAGAGCAGGTGTTTTCAGCCAGATTGTGGCGGCGGTGGTTATCATATTTTTCTTTGAGCTCTACATGGTCTCGATTTACAAAGGTGCCGGAAATCTCCTGCAGGTGATGCTTTCAATGGATTACACCACCGGTTTGGTGATAACGGCTGTAATCGTGATGGTTTACACTGCGATCGGCGGATTCAGAGCTGTTGTGATGACCGACCTCATTCAGGGGGTAATCGTTCTAATTGGTGGCGTTGCTCTGTTCCTTACCTTAATTTACTCACTTGGAGGTTTCAGCTCCGCAATTGAGGCTCTGAGCAATGCAAAGATTTTCGGAGAGATGGTCGGAAAAGCCTTATTTGAAATCGGAAAAGTTGGCCCACCGCCAATAGTTAAGGCAGGGATGATTGTGCCCTTTGTCCTCAGCCTGACCTTCGCCATTAGCGTCGCCCAGCTCGCAAGTCCCCAGCTTGTTGTAAGGTTTGTGGCAGCGAGAGACAGCAGAGTAATCGCGAACGGGATGATTTTGACACCTCTGATTATTGGTATTTTTGCCATCTGCGTTTTCAGCATCGGCCCCTTCGGCTGGTTGGTTATACCAAAGTACACCGATGATGTCACTCAATTTCTCAAAGACGTCGATCTGGTGGTGCCCTTCATAGCGATGAAGCTGTTTCCAGCAGGCATCAACGCACTGCTCCTCACGGCGATAATTGCTGCCGCGATGTCCACGATAAACTCCTTGATCCACTTGGTTGCCACCGCGTTTGTCAGGGACTTGGTTCAGAATGTCAAAAAGATAGAGGAGAGAACCGCGTTAAACCTGACGAGGTTTGCGGTATTCATCTTCGCAACCATCCCTGTAATCTTTGCAATCAACCCCATGGGGGTTATTGTCGAGATTGTAGGTGTGAGCTTTTCCGTTATCACCTCAGCTTTCCTCGTTCCGCTGATTGCCTGCCTTTACAGCGAAAAGCCCAATTCAGCTGCAATCTCAGCCTCTATGGTTGCTGCTGTGCTTGCAAGCGTTCTATGGTACTTCTACTACTACAAGGTTTACTGGATTTACCCCGTTGTGCCCGGGCTGCTGGTCTCGATTGCGGTGTTTGCAGCCTTCAGTCTCGCATTTCCGCAGCCTTCAAAGGCCGAAGCGTGA
- a CDS encoding phenylacetate--CoA ligase family protein, with translation MKDVARDIYLSRDKIDEIKRKRFRSTLKYVYDNSPFYRRLFKESGVDIDSIKEPADIAKLPFTTKQNLRESYPLKMACVEKEKIVRIQMSGGTTGQPVIIPYTRHDVEQWKEMLLRDFYLAGITSKDVIQITPAFGLWNGGFGFHFAADAIDAFVIPIGAGNTRNQVRFMVDFGTTVLCATASYPLRIAEVAEEMGYEPAELPVQKMLLGAEPWSEEMRRQIEKTFNCKAFDIPGLTEMGGVGTVGFECPSRNGLHIWEDNYIVEIVDPETGEVLEDGEEGEIVYTSLNREAMPLIRYRSGEVSAVVSREKCECGIEHMTIKRIRGRTDDMVIYKGVKFYPSDVEQILASYGVRHYRIEVGEGIRVIFEGENGLARKVIKDIKEFLGFSPRIEVVQPGSLERFEGKAKRLFRG, from the coding sequence ATGAAAGATGTCGCAAGGGATATATACCTCTCACGGGACAAGATTGATGAAATCAAGCGAAAAAGATTCAGAAGCACTTTAAAGTATGTTTACGATAACTCGCCATTTTACAGGAGGCTTTTCAAGGAGAGCGGTGTAGACATCGACTCTATAAAGGAGCCCGCTGACATAGCAAAGCTCCCCTTCACCACAAAGCAGAATCTCCGCGAGAGCTATCCGCTCAAAATGGCCTGCGTTGAAAAGGAGAAGATCGTCAGAATTCAGATGAGCGGAGGAACGACGGGCCAGCCTGTAATCATCCCCTACACCCGCCACGATGTGGAGCAGTGGAAGGAGATGCTTCTAAGGGACTTCTACCTTGCGGGAATAACCTCAAAGGACGTAATTCAGATTACGCCCGCCTTCGGACTGTGGAACGGTGGTTTTGGCTTCCACTTTGCCGCTGACGCAATAGATGCTTTCGTAATACCAATTGGCGCGGGAAACACGAGAAATCAGGTCAGATTCATGGTCGACTTCGGCACGACTGTGCTTTGTGCCACTGCAAGCTATCCTCTGAGAATTGCAGAGGTTGCTGAGGAGATGGGCTACGAGCCAGCAGAGCTGCCTGTCCAGAAGATGCTGCTTGGTGCTGAGCCATGGAGCGAGGAGATGAGGAGGCAGATTGAGAAAACTTTCAACTGCAAAGCCTTTGACATCCCCGGCCTGACGGAGATGGGGGGTGTTGGGACTGTTGGCTTTGAGTGTCCCAGCAGAAACGGCCTGCACATATGGGAGGACAACTACATCGTCGAAATAGTTGACCCGGAAACGGGTGAAGTTTTGGAGGATGGAGAGGAGGGCGAGATAGTTTACACGTCCCTCAACAGGGAGGCGATGCCCCTCATAAGGTATCGCAGCGGTGAGGTCTCTGCTGTAGTTTCGAGGGAGAAGTGTGAATGCGGCATTGAGCACATGACGATAAAGAGGATAAGAGGCAGAACGGACGACATGGTGATTTACAAGGGAGTTAAGTTCTACCCGAGCGACGTGGAGCAGATTCTCGCATCCTATGGAGTGAGGCACTACAGAATTGAGGTTGGTGAGGGGATAAGGGTGATTTTCGAGGGTGAAAACGGACTTGCGAGGAAGGTTATAAAGGACATAAAGGAGTTCCTGGGGTTCAGTCCGAGGATTGAGGTCGTGCAGCCCGGATCACTTGAGAGGTTTGAGGGTAAGGCAAAAAGGCTCTTCAGGGGGTGA
- a CDS encoding type II toxin-antitoxin system HicA family toxin has protein sequence MESSSGCRLLKLKPVKAEKVIKALAKLGFEIVRRKGSHVILKHPDGRMTVVYCSSV, from the coding sequence ATGGAGAGTTCATCGGGGTGCAGGTTGTTGAAGTTAAAACCGGTTAAAGCTGAAAAAGTAATAAAGGCTTTAGCCAAACTCGGTTTTGAGATAGTTCGGCGAAAGGGGAGCCATGTAATTCTCAAGCATCCAGACGGTAGGATGACAGTCGTGTACTGTTCCTCAGTGTGA
- a CDS encoding type II toxin-antitoxin system HicB family antitoxin: MKFAIVIEKDEDGYYVVKVPSLPGCHTQAKSLDELMERVKEAIELYLEVKKNVEDGEFIGVQVVEVKTG; this comes from the coding sequence ATGAAATTCGCTATTGTGATAGAAAAAGACGAGGACGGTTACTATGTGGTGAAAGTCCCTTCTCTCCCGGGCTGCCACACTCAGGCTAAAAGCCTCGATGAGCTCATGGAAAGGGTGAAAGAGGCGATTGAACTCTACTTGGAAGTTAAGAAAAACGTAGAAGATGGAGAGTTCATCGGGGTGCAGGTTGTTGAAGTTAAAACCGGTTAA
- a CDS encoding PIN domain-containing protein: MRKNPEFVKEAVKFDFAKIKRLLDLAQTLSIAPEVEKISAEIMNSYGLLPNDALIAATCKHFGIKKIATFDEDFKRVEFLEVVGI; this comes from the coding sequence TTGAGAAAAAACCCCGAATTTGTTAAAGAAGCAGTAAAATTTGATTTTGCCAAGATAAAGCGCCTTCTGGATTTAGCTCAAACCTTATCTATCGCTCCAGAAGTAGAGAAAATTTCCGCTGAAATTATGAACTCATATGGGCTCTTACCCAATGATGCGCTAATAGCAGCAACCTGCAAGCATTTCGGCATCAAAAAGATTGCCACCTTCGATGAAGACTTTAAGAGGGTTGAGTTTCTGGAGGTTGTTGGGATTTAG
- a CDS encoding PIN domain-containing protein, whose product MRSGVFVDSSVFLKILEGDEKAKNKFIELYREGLYRNVVVYSEVVSVFLKLVTEKRS is encoded by the coding sequence TTGAGGAGTGGGGTTTTTGTTGACTCCTCTGTGTTTCTGAAGATTCTTGAGGGAGATGAGAAAGCTAAGAATAAGTTTATTGAGTTGTACAGAGAAGGGCTTTATCGAAATGTTGTGGTTTACAGTGAGGTTGTGTCCGTCTTTCTCAAGCTCGTTACCGAAAAGAGAAGTTGA
- a CDS encoding antitoxin family protein: protein MPKIIEAIYENGVFKPLQKVDLKEGERVRIKLEKVEEVVDEVFGILKGKDTLKALRELEEWGFC, encoded by the coding sequence ATGCCAAAAATCATCGAAGCCATCTACGAAAACGGAGTCTTCAAACCCCTGCAGAAGGTCGATTTAAAGGAGGGGGAGAGAGTGAGAATTAAGCTCGAAAAGGTGGAAGAAGTTGTTGATGAAGTCTTTGGGATTCTTAAGGGAAAGGATACGCTAAAAGCTTTGAGGGAGCTTGAGGAGTGGGGTTTTTGTTGA
- a CDS encoding type II toxin-antitoxin system RelE family toxin, with protein sequence MAWKVRYHKKAIKFLEKLDEGKRSILLSKIQELVNSLESGVLPIQRMDIKRLKGVWDGFLRLRVGEVRIIFKINVEDETIFIYSIHFREKVY encoded by the coding sequence ATGGCATGGAAAGTGAGATACCACAAAAAAGCAATAAAGTTTCTTGAAAAGCTCGATGAAGGAAAGAGGAGCATTCTATTGAGCAAAATTCAAGAACTCGTGAACTCCTTGGAGAGTGGAGTTTTACCAATCCAGAGAATGGACATAAAAAGGTTGAAAGGAGTCTGGGATGGTTTCTTAAGACTGAGGGTTGGAGAGGTAAGAATAATTTTCAAGATAAACGTTGAGGACGAGACCATTTTCATCTACAGCATTCATTTCAGAGAAAAAGTTTATTGA
- a CDS encoding PIN domain-containing protein, whose amino-acid sequence MRIFLDTNFIVNLIFETEFTETAKAILVKYADSDLITSISVIEETLFVLKRLTRKTNREIAELVANLLDGVEIEVLEKLPLSVFLEVFREYDLLPNDALIAATCKHYDIKKIATFDEDFKRVDFLEVVKL is encoded by the coding sequence ATGAGAATCTTCCTTGATACGAACTTCATTGTAAACTTGATTTTTGAAACAGAGTTTACCGAGACTGCAAAGGCAATATTAGTGAAATATGCCGACTCCGATTTAATAACCTCCATCTCTGTAATTGAGGAAACTTTGTTTGTCTTGAAAAGGCTCACAAGAAAAACCAATCGAGAAATTGCTGAATTGGTGGCAAATTTATTGGACGGAGTGGAAATAGAAGTTTTGGAAAAGCTACCACTAAGCGTTTTTCTCGAAGTGTTTCGAGAATACGACCTTTTACCCAATGACGCCTTAATCGCCGCCACATGCAAACACTACGACATCAAAAAGATAGCCACCTTCGATGAGGATTTTAAGAGAGTGGACTTTCTGGAGGTTGTTAAGCTTTAA
- a CDS encoding type II toxin-antitoxin system RelE family toxin, producing MNEVLIHKKFLDGLDSGRRSKVLDAIRMLKDFPIIRADIKKIGPKTYRLRKGEIRIIFDFDIGTNRVFVKFAASEGVFTKTEEKFF from the coding sequence ATGAATGAAGTTCTTATCCACAAAAAATTTCTTGACGGCTTAGACAGCGGGAGGAGAAGTAAGGTTTTGGATGCAATCAGAATGTTGAAAGACTTCCCTATCATACGGGCAGATATCAAAAAGATAGGCCCCAAAACTTACAGGCTCAGGAAGGGAGAGATAAGAATAATTTTCGATTTCGATATCGGGACAAACAGAGTTTTTGTTAAGTTTGCCGCTTCAGAGGGCGTGTTTACAAAAACTGAGGAAAAATTTTTCTAA
- a CDS encoding PIN domain-containing protein, whose translation MLESSVELAFEFGLLPNDALIAATCKHFGIKKIATFDEDFRRVDFLEVVEL comes from the coding sequence ATCCTGGAGTCCTCAGTTGAGTTAGCCTTTGAATTTGGACTCCTACCCAACGACGCTTTAATAGCTGCAACCTGCAAGCATTTCGGTATCAAAAAGATAGCCACCTTCGATGAGGATTTCAGGAGGGTTGACTTTCTGGAGGTTGTTGAGCTATAA
- a CDS encoding PIN domain-containing protein: protein MRIFIDTSVFIRHYYGSNKAVRILDYALNEEEAITSPNVIEETFFKLLYMETERIFGKTGKYALKDKFRKEK from the coding sequence ATGAGAATCTTTATTGATACCTCTGTTTTCATCAGGCACTACTACGGTTCGAATAAAGCCGTGAGAATATTAGATTACGCTCTAAACGAGGAGGAGGCGATAACAAGCCCGAACGTAATCGAGGAGACTTTCTTCAAACTTCTGTATATGGAGACCGAAAGAATATTCGGTAAAACCGGAAAATACGCCCTAAAGGACAAATTCAGAAAGGAAAAATAA
- a CDS encoding antitoxin family protein gives MPKIIEAIYENGVFKPLQKVDLKEGEKIRILLKKIDVEKFIMAKLPEEKIRELERRFEDENLY, from the coding sequence ATGCCCAAGATAATCGAGGCAATTTACGAGAACGGAGTCTTCAAGCCTTTGCAGAAGGTGGATTTGAAGGAAGGGGAGAAGATAAGAATATTACTGAAAAAAATCGATGTCGAGAAGTTTATAATGGCAAAATTACCTGAGGAGAAAATCAGAGAACTTGAAAGGAGATTTGAGGATGAGAATCTTTATTGA
- a CDS encoding PIN domain-containing protein, whose protein sequence is MDFAVLNEVAFSVCLETGCRAIDAYFIATAKLANSTLITNDRIMAENARKAGIEAYYLLEEFEKVKKRLQ, encoded by the coding sequence ATAGACTTTGCAGTCTTAAACGAAGTTGCATTTTCTGTTTGCTTGGAAACCGGCTGCAGAGCAATCGACGCTTACTTCATCGCAACTGCAAAGCTCGCAAACTCAACTTTAATAACCAACGACCGCATTATGGCTGAGAATGCCAGAAAGGCTGGGATTGAAGCCTACTATTTGCTGGAAGAGTTTGAGAAGGTTAAGAAAAGATTGCAGTAG
- a CDS encoding type II toxin-antitoxin system VapC family toxin translates to MIVIDTSVFIDALFRFNEKRSNMANEIFEIAQHRQIAVVEPEIFRMEIIGQLVRRTPKSEAITLYEGIV, encoded by the coding sequence ATGATTGTCATTGACACCTCTGTGTTTATTGATGCTCTGTTCAGATTTAACGAAAAAAGGTCAAATATGGCAAATGAGATTTTCGAGATTGCTCAGCATCGTCAAATTGCAGTTGTGGAGCCGGAAATATTCAGAATGGAGATAATCGGACAACTTGTCAGAAGAACTCCAAAGTCGGAAGCCATCACATTGTATGAAGGTATAGTGTAA
- a CDS encoding antitoxin family protein yields the protein MPKIIEAVYENGVFKPLQKVDLKEGEKIRLRIEEGIADVIKEFSRKVDQDVLEEFLRERR from the coding sequence ATGCCAAAAATCATCGAAGCTGTTTACGAAAACGGAGTCTTCAAGCCTTTGCAGAAGGTGGATTTGAAGGAGGGGGAGAAAATAAGGCTTCGCATAGAGGAGGGAATCGCAGACGTTATAAAGGAATTCAGCAGAAAAGTAGACCAAGACGTTTTGGAGGAATTCCTAAGGGAGAGAAGATGA
- a CDS encoding type II toxin-antitoxin system RelE family toxin, producing the protein MVEKILELAEEPFRGKPLHGEAERQILVSCGKLQGCLHGGGNTVYLLAVGHRKKIYERLERG; encoded by the coding sequence TTGGTAGAAAAGATACTCGAACTCGCAGAAGAGCCCTTCAGAGGAAAACCTCTTCACGGGGAAGCTGAAAGGCAAATACTCGTTAGTTGTGGGAAATTACAGGGTTGTTTACATGGTGGAGGAAATACTGTCTACCTGCTTGCAGTCGGTCACAGAAAGAAAATCTACGAGAGATTGGAGAGAGGCTAG
- a CDS encoding type II toxin-antitoxin system VapC family toxin, which translates to MMRYTVDTSIFADFIFEFDENRTSAAEKVLSEIKGRILNPKVFKVEMTCILSRRFHSEIVEKIISEILEDVALIENPDEIAFEVALKTGSRAIDAYFIATAKLTNSILITNDRIMAENAKKAGIEAYYLLEEFEEVKRRLQ; encoded by the coding sequence ATGATGAGATATACAGTTGATACATCAATTTTCGCCGATTTTATTTTTGAATTCGATGAGAACAGAACAAGTGCGGCAGAAAAGGTTTTAAGCGAAATTAAAGGGAGAATTTTAAATCCTAAGGTCTTTAAAGTTGAGATGACCTGCATTCTTTCAAGAAGATTCCATTCTGAGATTGTTGAGAAAATAATTTCTGAAATTTTAGAGGATGTTGCACTGATTGAGAATCCTGACGAAATTGCATTCGAAGTTGCCCTAAAAACTGGAAGCAGAGCAATCGACGCTTACTTCATCGCCACAGCAAAGCTCACAAACTCAATTTTGATAACCAACGACCGAATTATGGCTGAGAATGCCAAAAAAGCGGGTATTGAAGCTTACTATTTGCTGGAAGAGTTTGAAGAGGTTAAGAGAAGGTTGCAATAA
- a CDS encoding antitoxin family protein → MPKIIEAVYENGVFKPLQKVDLREGEKVKIIAGNLVERLRKYRVKVDSDIVAEFISERR, encoded by the coding sequence ATGCCAAAAATCATCGAAGCTGTTTACGAAAACGGAGTCTTCAAGCCTTTGCAGAAAGTTGATCTGAGAGAGGGGGAGAAAGTGAAAATTATAGCCGGAAATCTTGTTGAAAGACTTAGAAAATACAGAGTGAAAGTGGATTCGGACATAGTTGCAGAATTCATTTCGGAGAGGAGATGA
- a CDS encoding type II toxin-antitoxin system VapC family toxin, whose product MRVFFDSNVFLHHLADTKDEATELLERVEDGTFEGIVNDIVVSEVIYGYLRATSGLKPYELRKKILTIDMDLKPVEELFGLFELLPCNFGVGLTKFIKKYKLLPNDALIAATCKHYGINKIATFDEDFRRVEFLEVVEL is encoded by the coding sequence GTGAGGGTTTTCTTTGACTCAAACGTTTTCCTGCACCACTTAGCCGACACGAAAGATGAAGCTACAGAACTTCTTGAAAGGGTTGAGGACGGCACCTTTGAGGGAATCGTAAATGACATAGTCGTATCTGAAGTAATCTACGGTTATCTCCGTGCAACCTCCGGTTTAAAACCTTACGAGCTGAGGAAGAAAATTTTAACAATAGATATGGATCTCAAACCGGTGGAGGAGCTTTTTGGCCTCTTCGAGCTGCTTCCTTGCAACTTTGGTGTCGGTTTGACGAAGTTTATTAAAAAATACAAACTTCTGCCTAACGACGCCCTAATCGCCGCCACATGCAAACATTACGGCATCAACAAGATAGCCACTTTCGACGAGGATTTCAGGAGGGTTGAGTTTCTGGAGGTTGTTGAACTCTAA
- a CDS encoding antitoxin family protein, with protein MPKIIEAIYENGVFKPLQKVDLKEGERVRVVVSEVVAKTRGLLKGCEMEEIIEEIESEGFL; from the coding sequence ATGCCAAAAATCATCGAAGCCATCTACGAGAATGGCGTCTTCAAACCCTTGCAGAAGGTGGATTTAAAGGAGGGGGAGAGAGTGAGGGTTGTTGTGAGTGAAGTCGTAGCAAAAACGAGAGGGTTGCTGAAAGGTTGCGAAATGGAAGAGATAATCGAGGAGATCGAAAGTGAGGGTTTTCTTTGA
- a CDS encoding type II toxin-antitoxin system mRNA interferase toxin, RelE/StbE family produces MNYKAQFSEEFLKIAKKLKEKDPELLKRLQSKVEEIIKQPEHYKPLRGQMKGLRRAHVGKFVIIFKVEEDTVKFVTFKHHNHAYK; encoded by the coding sequence ATGAACTACAAAGCACAGTTTTCTGAAGAATTCCTGAAAATAGCCAAAAAGTTAAAGGAAAAAGACCCAGAGCTTCTAAAAAGGCTTCAATCAAAAGTTGAAGAGATTATCAAACAACCTGAACACTATAAACCTTTAAGGGGGCAGATGAAAGGATTGAGAAGGGCACACGTTGGGAAATTCGTAATTATCTTCAAAGTGGAAGAGGATACGGTTAAATTCGTGACCTTCAAACACCACAACCACGCTTACAAATGA
- a CDS encoding antitoxin family protein produces the protein MPKIIEAIYENGVFKPLQKVDLKEGERIKLRIEEGILDVIKKYQGKFKLTEKDIEKFLEERR, from the coding sequence ATGCCAAAAATCATCGAGGCAATTTACGAGAACGGAGTCTTCAAGCCTTTGCAGAAGGTGGATTTGAAGGAGGGGGAGAGGATTAAGCTAAGAATAGAAGAAGGAATATTGGATGTGATAAAAAAATATCAAGGAAAGTTTAAACTTACAGAAAAGGACATCGAGAAATTCTTGGAAGAGAGAAGATGA